A DNA window from Trichomycterus rosablanca isolate fTriRos1 chromosome 9, fTriRos1.hap1, whole genome shotgun sequence contains the following coding sequences:
- the vps18 gene encoding vacuolar protein sorting-associated protein 18 homolog isoform X2 — translation MNPAAPNTLRGPAVPAERVYLPCDGLMVLLCALCPLVKTVSDDTMATILDDYEDSQTIRHLQSRLPAANMIGITHSGFVNVRLEEEKPIFNKQRIDFSPPEKINHFAVCNNQLCMSLGKDTLLRIDLGKPDQPNQIELGRKDDSKVHKLFLDPTGSHLVISLTTNECVYLNRNTQKVRNLSRWRGHLIESVAWNKQFGTETNTGPILVGTSQGVIFEAEISASEGSLFNTNPDQYFRQVHSLDEDGKPAPVCCLEVERGIESKYFVVATTRKRLFQFVSKLPEGSEQQGFSAVFAQNQDLLPSFQEFPVNMGYSEIAFYTSKLRSSPKAFAWMMGNGVLYGQLDCVRPDSLLSDLQVWEYTPDVDFADNKPVSIVLTQFHFLLLMPDRVKAVCTLNGQVVHEDVFPDKFGALKKMIKDPVGGLVWIYTERAVFRYHIQRESRDVWQMYMNMKKFELAKEYCKDRPECRDTVLAKEAEHWFQNKRYLESAKCYALTQNYFEEIALKFIEAKQEEALKEFLTKKLENLKESERTQITLLVTWLTELYLNRLGRLEADDGKRPAFQQTRVDFRSFLCKAKFKECFYNNRSTIYDLLASHGNVDDMVYFAVIMQDYERVISHHCQHDDYAAALELLSKHCDDKLFYKFSPVLMQHIPKKVVDAWIQMGKRLDPKQLIPALVNYGQIGNTEQINQTVRYMEFCVYELAVTEEAIHNYLLSLYAKYKPDSLLWYLEQAGTHASEIHYDLKYALRLCAEHGYLQACVLVYKIMELYEEAVDLALQVDVDLAKSCADLPEDDEELRKKLWLKIARHVVQEEKDVKKAMNCLSSCNLLKIEDILPFFPDFVTIDHFKEAICISLEEYNQHIEELKQEMEEATESAKRIREDIQEMRNKYGVVESQEKCATCDFPLLNRPFYLFLCGHMFHYDCLFQEVTPHLSAYKQSKLDELQKKLAATTQTAKTRHRPKEEDTVSLGKGQGSREQLKSDIDDIVASECAYCGELMIKCINKPFIDPQKFEQEMSTWL, via the exons ATGAATCCTGCTGCTCCAAACACACTGAGGGGACCCGCGGTTCCTGCTG Aacgtgtgtatctgccctgcgatggactgatggtgttactgtgtgccttgtgcccactggttaaaacagtgagtga CGACACAATGGCGACTATACTTGACGATTATGAAGATTCTCAGACTATCAGACACCTGCAGAGCCGCCTGCCTGCTGCTAACATGATCGGCATCACTCACTCGG GCTTCGTGAATGTGAGGCTGGAGGAAGAGAAGCCCATCTTCAACAAGCAACGCATCGATTTCTCTCCACCGGAGAAGATAAATCACTTCGCTGTTTGCAACAACCAGTTATGCATGAGTCTGGGGAAGGACACTCTGTTAAG GATTGATCTCGGGAAGCCAGATCAGCCGAACCAGATTGAGTTGGGACGGAAGGACGACAGTAAAGTACATAAATTGTTTCTGGATCCGACAG GGTCTCACTTGGTGATCAGTCTGACCACAAACGAGTGCGTCTACTTGAATCGAAACACCCAGAAGGTTCGAAATCTCTCTCGCTGGAGGGGCCACCTGATCGAAAGCGTGGCCTGGAACAAGCAATTCGGCACCGAGACGAACACCGGCCCGATTCTGGTGGGTACCAGCCAGGGCGTCATCTTCGAGGCGGAGATCTCGGCGTCGGAGGGGAGTCTGTTCAACACCAATCCGGACCAGTACTTCAGGCAGGTTCACTCTCTGGACGAGGACGGCAAGCCCGCGCCCGTGTGCTGCCTGGAGGTGGAGCGCGGGATCGAATCCAAGTACTTCGTCGTCGCCACGACTCGGAAGCGGCTCTTCCAGTTCGTGAGCAAGCTCCCCGAGGGTTCGGAGCAGCAGGGCTTCAGCGCCGTGTTCGCTCAGAATCAGGACCTGTTACCCAGCTTTCAGGAGTTCCCGGTGAACATGGGCTACAGCGAGATCGCGTTCTACACGTCCAAGCTGCGCTCCAGCCCCAAAGCGTTCGCGTGGATGATGGGCAACGGGGTTCTGTACGGCCAGCTGGATTGCGTCCGCCCCGACTCTCTTCTGAGCGACCTCCAGGTGTGGGAATACACGCCGGACGTCGACTTCGCCGATAACAAGCCCGTTTCCATCGTGCTCACGCAGTTCCACTTCCTGCTCCTGATGCCCGATCGCGTCAAGGCCGTCTGCACGCTGAACGGACAGGTCGTCCACGAGGACGTCTTCCCCGATAAGTTCGGCGCCCTCAAAAAGATGATCAAAGACCCCGTCGGCGGGCTGGTCTGGATCTACACCGAGAGAGCCGTCTTTCGCTACCACATCCAGAGGGAATCCAGAGACGTCTGGCAGATGTACATGAACATGAAGAAGTTCGAGCTGGCCAAGGAATACTGCAAGGACCGACCCGAGTGCAGGGACACGGTTCTGGCCAAGGAGGCCGAGCACTGGTTCCAGAACAAACGCTACCTGGAGAGCGCAAAGTGCTACGCTCTGACGCAGAACTACTTCGAAGAGATCGCGCTGAAGTTCATCGAGGCCAAGCAAGAAGAAGCGCTGAAGGAATTCCTCACCAAGAAGCTGGAGAACCTGAAAGAAAGCGAGAGGACGCAAATCACGCTCCTGGTCACCTGGTTAACCGAACTCTACCTGAACCGGCTCGGGCGGCTCGAAGCGGACGACGGGAAGAGGCCGGCGTTTCAGCAAACCCGGGTCGATTTCCGCTCCTTCCTGTGCAAAGCCAAGTTCAAGGAGTGCTTCTACAACAACCGCAGCACCATCTACGACCTCCTGGCCAGCCACGGAAACGTAGACGACATGGTCTACTTCGCCGTCATAATGCAGGACTACGAGCGGGTCATCTCTCACCACTGCCAGCACGACGACTACGCCGCCGCCCTCGAGCTCCTCTCCAAGCACTGCGACGACAAGCTCTTCTACAAGTTCTCGCCCGTCCTCATGCAGCACATCCCCAAGAAAGTGGTCGACGCCTGGATCCAGATGGGGAAGCGCCTGGACCCCAAGCAGCTCATCCCGGCGCTGGTGAACTACGGTCAGATCGGGAACACCGAGCAGATCAACCAGACCGTGCGCTACATGGAGTTCTGCGTGTACGAGCTGGCGGTCACGGAAGAGGCCATCCACAACTACCTGCTGTCACTCTACGCCAAATATAAGCCGGACTCTCTGCTGTGGTATCTCGAGCAGGCGGGTACGCACGCCTCGGAAATCCATTACGACCTGAAGTACGCGCTGCGGCTCTGTGCCGAACACGGCTATCTCCAAGCGTGCGTCTTGGTTTATAAGATCATGGAGCTGTACGAGGAAGCTGTGGATTTAGCCTTACAG GTCGACGTCGATCTGGCCAAGTCGTGCGCCGATCTCCCGGAGGACGACGAGGAGCTGAGGAAGAAGCTCTGGCTGAAGATCGCCCGCCACGTGGTCCAGGAGGAGAAGGACGTGAAGAAGGCCATGAACTGCCTGTCCAGCTGTAACCTGCTGAAGATCGAGGACATCCTGCCCTTCTTCCCCGACTTCGTCACCATCGACCACTTCAAGGAGGCCATCTGCATCTCGCTGGAGGAGTACAACCAGCACATCGAGGAGCTGAAGCAGGAGATGGAGGAGGCCACGGAGAGCGCCAAGCGCATCCGGGAGGACATCCAGGAGATGAGGAACAAATACGGCGTGGTGGAGTCGCAGGAGAAGTGCGCCACCTGCGACTTCCCCTTACTCAACCGGCCCTTTTACCTCTTCCTGTGCGGACACATGTTCCACTACGACTGCCTGTTCCAGGAGGTCACGCCTCACCTCTCAGCCTACAAGCAAAGCAAGCTGGACGAGCTTCAGAAGAAGCTCGCCGCCACCACACAGACCGCCAAAACCCGGCACAGACCCAAAGAGGAGGACACGGTCAGCCTGGGGAAGGGCCAGGGAAGCCGAGAGCAGCTCAAATCCGATATCGACGATATCGTCGCTTCCGAATGCGCTTACTGTGGCGAGCTGATGATcaaatgcatcaataagcctttcATCGATCCACAGAAGTTCGAGCAGGAAATGTCCACCTGGCTCTGA